In a single window of the Anguilla rostrata isolate EN2019 chromosome 6, ASM1855537v3, whole genome shotgun sequence genome:
- the LOC135258000 gene encoding trace amine-associated receptor 13c-like → MDALVHQEPDAQHYCYPAINGSCIKGNHTIAAQVILYIFFVAGIFFTVLGNLVVIISITHFKRLHTPTNILVMSLAVADMLLGMLVMPFSMVRSVAGCWYFGEVFCQLHSSFDMFLATVSIFHLICIAIDRHEAVCNPLHYSRRITIPIAFLMSTLSWSIAAAYSYGLLYSKADEKGVEDYIASIHCLGSCFPFVLSFNALWGVLDSLIAFFVPCVIMMGLYAKIYLVAREHARKIEGMNNKRPVNEENRNKLSQGSEQKAAKTLGIVVSAFIVCWLPFFINSLIDPYTTFSTNSPVLSDAFVWLGYFNSGLNPIIYGLFYPWFQKTLKLIITFKIFTPHSSNINVFSER, encoded by the coding sequence ATGGATGCTTTAGTACACCAGGAACCTGATGCACAGCACTACTGTTATCCGGCAATTAATGGATCCTGTATTAAAGGCAATCACACCATTGCAGCTCAGGTCAtcttgtatattttctttgtggcaggaatattttttacagttcttGGAAACCTGGTCGTCATCATCTCCATCACACACTTTAAACGGCTCCATACACCAACAAACATACTGGTGATGTCTTTGGCAGTGGCAGACATGCTACTTGGAATGCTTGTGATGCCCTTCAGCATGGTCAGATCTGTTGCAGGCTGCTGGTACTTTGGAGAAGTTTTCTGTCAATTGCACTCCAGTTTTGATATGTTCCTTGCAACCGTCTCCATTTTTCATCTGATTTGCATTGCCATAGATCGCCATGAGGCAGTGTGCAATCCACTGCATTATTCTAGAAGAATAACCATCCCCATTGCATTCCTTATGAGTACTCTGAGCTGGAGCATCGCAGCTGCATACTCCTATGGTCTTCTTTATTCAAAGGCTGATGAAAAGGGCGTGGAAGACTACATTGCATCTATACATTGTTTGGGtagttgttttccttttgttctttCATTCAATGCCTTATGGGGTGTGCTGGAcagtttaattgcattttttgtgccTTGTGTTATTATGATGGGTttgtatgcaaaaatatatttggtaGCCAGGGAGCATGCAAGAAAGATCGAAGGCATGAATAATAAAAGACCTGTTAATGAGGAAAATAGGAACAAACTGTCTCAAGGTTCTGAGCAAAAAGCAGCAAAGACACTGGGGATTGTTGTGAGTGCCTTCATTGTTTGCTGGTTGCCTTTctttataaattcattaattgatCCCTACACTACCTTTTCCACCAATTCACCAGTTCTGTCTGATGCATTTGTTTGGCTAGGTTACTTTAATTCTGGCTTAAATCCTATCATCTATGGATTATTTTATCCTTGGTTCCAAAAAACACTAAAGCTCATTATTACTTTCAAAATATTCACTCCACATTCCTCAAATATCAATGTATTTTCTGAAAGGTGA